CTGTCACAAGGATTTACACTGTACACAGGAGAACAGGACCAGCCATCTTCTGTTGTGCTCTATAAGTAGCGACCAGGTTACACTGTTGACAATGTGCAGCCTGCTGCTCCCTTACTCTCTGTTGTTAAGAGAAGGTTTTATAAGtctgtaactgtaattttgaatgtctattttttttcttgtaattctATTTGGTTTTGCTTCATGCTTTGAAGCTCCGTTATTTAGTGCATATACGTTTAGTATTACTATATCATCTTAGGGTAAATTAACATTATTATACCATGACTACATTATTATAAAAGGACTTTCCTTAATTCCTGGTACTATTTTCTTGCTTTGGAATATACATGACGTACTGTTGTGTCAGAATgtttgatcacattgtgaaccccaagattgtgaactggaaaaacctgtttcttgttgtaATGTGGCTTaggcctagcacacacctttaacacaagagctttctgtaaacaagagctaaataaagttaaccctagatcaagaggcagagcaagcaactaGGTGACAGGAAGAGAACATAGGAAAAAGCTATAGAGAATGAGAGGAAGTCTGGAGTTTGGCTATAgtgacacacaggaagtagaaaggagggacattgagtttGCAGGGTTTTTAAAGctgtggaagaggagaaagggcttcttccttctgggatgttGACTGAATAGTaaggtcagctgggtactttctctgcctttctgagctagcaGTTTGTACCccaacatctggctcctgaatcttcatTGGTAAATCAAATGATTagaatttgattttaaaaacaatgtaCTGTAGCTGCTCTCCTTTCTAGTGACTGGTGTTGATactagggttttgtttgtttgttctgttttgtttttttctacttgaCTGAAGCTAGTCATTTGAGAAGAGAAACTCAATTGTGACCAGCTTTGTCTGttagaggcattttcttgactaatgactgatgtgggagggtggtgccagccctgggcagATGGCCTTGAGTTATATAAGAAAGAGgaggagcaagcctgtaagcagcacccctccatggcttctgcctcagtttctgcctccaggttcctgtcttgagttcttgCCCGGACTCCCCTCTGTGGTGGACTGTAGGCTGAAGGGTGAGCTGAATAGACCCTGTGCTCCCTGGgctgcttttgctcatggtgttttatcacagcaatagagacccCAACTAAGACATGCAGCTTTTTTTTAACTTGTGCTTTTTATACTTAtagtgtgtttcttatatgcagcgtAGAGTCGGATCTTGCTGTTTTGTTGTCCAATCTGACAACTTCTTCCTTTTAATTCAGGTGTTTAgactatttaaattttatgtgacTGTTGCTGTGTTCAGACTTGAGTGAATCatattgttgttttctgttttcctcatctGGACTTTgtccacctccccccccccaccatcttttctgctttcttttgaattaattgagcatttttaatgattttactTTACTTCTCTTATTAGCTTATTAAACTATATTATTCTAGTCATTACATTAgggtttatatatattttaaacacacaACAGCCTAACACCAAGTAATGGTGTACTAGTCCACAAATAATCCAGGCTCATTACAGAGATGTAATCTCATTTTCCTTCCGAAGCTCTGTTATCGGAATTCATGTTATTCACACGCCATTGTAATCTACACAATGCATCGCCACTGCTGTTTAGCTAGCTGAATTATGGAGTACTTTAAACAATAAGGAAATCACCCCACACATTTCTCTTTGCAGTTTCTACGTTGGCGCTCTGCACGTCTTCAGTACACTCTGGAGGGTTTCCCTGAGCGTCACTTCTGACAGTGGGCCCTTCCTGAGGATCAAATTTCTTTAGAATTGGCATATCTGAAAATGTCTCCAAATTGCTTCCATATTTAAAAGATGTGTCCGCTGCTTCTAGCATTTCAAATGGCAGCATCTCCTCAGTACTGTATTGTGCTTCTGGAGGACTGGGTGTGATTGCTAGCACCCAGggggaggctcacaaccatctgtaactccagtttcaggccCTGCAGCGCCCTCTTCTGCCCCTCTCTGGCACCAGGCGTGCATGTGGCACGCAGACGTGCATGTAGGCGAATCATTCATGCacgtaaataattttaaaagggaaCAGAGCACTTTTGCTGCTCATTTTTGTTATGTATGGGCTATCTTTTCTCCACTGTCTGCTCTTGAGATGTCTTTCTTGTGAGTTGATTTTGACCATCTTGCATTTGAGGAACTTTGgggtgtgtttctttttctgtatcttGTGTTTCTTGAGTTTCATTGAAGTACTTGGGTCTGGGCTTATAATGAGCTTGTGAAATTTTTAGaattatttcttcaaatattttttctgcctcttcccctctttttaaGCAGTCACAGCTGCTTGCATATTGGATGAGCTTAGGCGGCCCCTGATGCATGGGTGTTCTTTTCATGCTTTGgacattttttactttgtttattttaatagtCCTCATTAAATAGCCCTTCGGGTGCACTGTAATTTTCTTCTCTAGTGTTCAGTCTTCTCTCACAGCTTCACAGCTGATGGAAGCCTCCgtgccccccaccaccaccaaagtcATTGCTTTCATCTCTAAAAGTTCACTTTGGGTCTTTTCTATCCCATTCATCTCCCAAGATTTTGACAAGAACAGTTAATCTCTGGGGTGTCTAACAACTGTGCCATTTCAAGGTCTTTCTTGATTGATTAGTTATTCTCTGCATTTCCTGTGACAATTGCTTTCTTCTGCAAGCCTGGTCGCTCTTGGCTGGTAACCGTACTTGTCAAATTTTACCTTACTGGGTACTGAATAGTTTTATAAATCAAGGTTCTTGGGAACAACTCAGTCTTCTAAGACCTGTTAGGTGGGTCTGGCATAGTTCTCGAATCTAGGGCTAATTATTTCTCACACTGAGGCAAGGTTTTCCTGAGTATTCTACCTAATGCCCTATAAATTACAACCTTTCCCAGCATGGCTGCAGGAAACAAGCACTTTTTCTGGCCCTATGTGGGCATTCTAATCATTGTTAATCCTCTGTGGCACACACATGATCAGATCAAAGTCCTGGATGCTGGTATGTaagaagaagtgtgtgtgtgtatgtgtctgtgtgtctgtgtgtgtgtctaaacaTATACAGAGAGTTTAACAAATAAAAGCAGCAATATCTGCTGTGGAAACTGGGATGGCAAAAGTTCCTAAATATTAATTGTTTTGTTGTACTTCCTGATATTAAAGACAGTTACCAATCAACCAATTAATTACTGTTGTAGTTTCCAAACTGTCTAAATGAAATGCAGACTGCTTTCATCCAGGAAAACAGTGCTGTTAAAACTGTGTTGAGGCTTCTTTTGACTTTCACATCACAGGCCGTAGGTCTGGTTTCCCTTTGGGTTCAGAAATGGCAGACCTTACCAAAGGCTTAAGCCTGGTAAGTGAAAATGGAGTCAGTGTTGTATGTTACGGCTGCTAAGACCGCTGTCTGGTCATGCCGACGAGGCTGCTGTCTGTGATTTCCTGTCTCTGTGGCCAATCCACGTTCTCTCCCAGCAGAGAAAAAAGTGCCCCTCCTGCCCCGTTTGCACCAGCAAGTGGTTCTGCATGGTTGCTAGGCCAAACCCAACTGGTGCTGCGTCTATTATCTTACTCCCGAAATGGGGATGGGAACAAACCTTTGCTCACACCTGGAGACCAGGGCCAAACCACAGACACAGAGCCAGTGTGAGCTGGAGGAAGCTGCCCCCAACACAGCCGGATGGCACTAGCTGTTCTCCCGGCTGGTCTTCTGCTGGGCGGGGGTGGGGCTGATTGTGCATGTTCTTTTGAATAGCTAAAAAATCTGAAGATAAACAATGTTTTCCAAATGAAGCCCTTCTTTTCTGAAATTTATGAGAACAAACTGAATCCTCTTCACTTTCCTTTATTAGGCAAACAATTTACATCCGATTATGAAAATGAAATCCATAAACAAGGTTACTTCATTAAGTCACCGCCTCCTCAGCTTTTCTTCTCTGCAGTAAGTACTCACCATGGCTTAACAAGCCTCCCACCAGCCTCGTGAGCACTTGAAAAAAAGTCCTTGCTCTTCTGAGCTTAGCTGAACTGCaaaaccttttcatttttttagacCTCCTGGAAAAAGCGGCTCTTCATCCTGTCTGGGAGTGGGGGGAAGGGCCTCAGTCTTTCCTATTACAAAGACCACCAACAGCGAGGCTCCATCGAAATTGATCGGTGTGTATGCGAACCGGGAGACCTGTCTGTCAATGAGCCCAAGTCAATCGCTCAACAGGCTGCACAGAAATGTAAACCAGGGTGTCCGGCAAAAAGAGCCAGGGGCTTCAGACCTGCAGCAGTGTCTGTGGCTCCAAAAGCACACACTGATGAACAGTGAAGGTAGACGGCAGCGAAACAGTTGCTTCATGCTGGGTGTGGCAGGCGATAAATCTCCACGTCCTAAACATTCAGTTGAGGACTTTGTCTCACTTAGTTTTCTTGGTGAGATAGAACTCCTGAAATCCAACTTCATAGAGCCAAAGTGGAGCTTAAGAAATACTCAGATAAACCATTGTCTGTCTTCTCTTCAGACATCACAGACCAGAAGTATCAGAAAATCTAGTGACTTCTGGACTCAAGGCTGCAACCCAAATGGAAATTCTGAACTGAATTTCAAGCTGAACAGAGTATTTTCAATCACTGATGAACCAGATCCAGAGTCtcagttactttttaaaatagaaagaatTCAAATGAGATTCATGATGTGAATTAGACAGTCTTTAAAATGTGGGTCAATGAAATCTTCCACTTCATTTCTAATTTACAATAGGAGTCTGTTTTCATCTGCCGTTGCTGTCTCTATCAGTTTAGTTACTTTGTGTCTGTCCCAGCAGTGCCACTGTAGAGGTTGGtataaacagccaggagaagatGCAAACTGTGCAGAAGATGTTCAAATGCCACCCGGACGAGGTGATGTCCATCAAAACTGCGAACAGAGACTACTTCCTCATTGGCCAGGACAGGTGAGCAGGAAGATGGCAGCATGCTTGCTGTGTGCGAAACAAAAGCCTTATACACCTGTAAACAATACATGGGCTGTACCTAGAAACCAGGCTGCAGGCACAGAGCAGCAGTCTTCATTGCGTGCTAAAATGCTttgggtgtgtgtatatgtgtgtgcacaagtgagAATGTGTGCCCGTGAGGACAGAGGACAGCCTTGTCGTTCCTCAAGAGTGCTCTACCttgatttttgacacagggtcccTCACTAGGACTTGGCTTAGGCTAGGCTGAAACCTGGGCTGAAACCTGCAGGaacctacctgtctctgcctccccagccggCATTGCCAGcactccaccatgcccagcttttctgtAGGTGCCAGGGATTAAATTCAGACCCTCATGTTTGCATAGCAAACAACTTCGAAGCTATCTCCCCAGCTTTTAAAGAGCGTTTCAAGAATCATTGTACTAGCTGCCTAGAAGTGTTATAACTGCTTAAAACAGCAGAGGTTGCAAGCTTGCTGCTCTGAAGGCTGAGTCAGGGCTCAGTCCACACTCCCGTGAAGCACGGTGGAaggaagactctgtctcaagccTCTGCCAAAACTTCCGGCAGTCCCTGGGCTAAGGCTGCCAAACCCTAGCTTTCACATGGCGCTTCCCGCATGCATGAATCTCTGGGTCAAATTTACCCTTTTTTCACAGATACCATTCTTACTAGCTCAGGAGGTACATCTATTATGATCCCTACTTAACCACTTACTTCTGTAGTGGTGACATCTGGGGACTGGGAactggatgagggaggggcacaaagcaagccacaTCAGTAGCTGTCACCCAGTGCCTTCTGGGAAAAAACAACACAGCCAAAAATACCCTATAGGAGCTGCCCCTACTAGGGAGGGCTGTTCTCACCCCGAAGGCATCTGCAGTTTTACCAGGGGCACCCGGGGCTGGCAGAAGTGCCCAAGTGCATTCTCACAGCTGCTTGCCTGCGGGACGTAGATTAAGGTGGGAGGTGGCAACATGCTGAAGCCTTACTATGTTTCAGCCTGATCCAGCTGCAAAGGTTCTTTGAAGTTGTCACTaagacaacagaaaagaagatggGGAGTTGATCAATTCGTTCAGACTCACCTGTCTCTGTCTACTCTTCTATTTGCCACATAAAACGATGACAAAAGGCTACTCCCTAGGGCTTTGTGCAATTTACATGTCCTAATTACAGCCCATCATCGAGGGAAGTCAAAGTAGGAAACTGAGTCAGgaagctggagaaggaactgacgcagaggccatggggTAGTGCTGCTCACGGGTTTGCTCATCTTGGCTTTCTTCCAGCACCTGGGCCCACCTGCCCAGGCTCACAGTAGGCTGCGCCCTGCTACACAGGTCCCTAATCAAGAAAATCCCACACACACCTGCTTGCAGGCCAATCTGAGGGAggatttcctcagctgaggctcctggcACATCACCCTTCCTAAGACTGCATTTCCTAAGCGTGGCAGGGAAGATGGAAGCCAGGCAGCGGGCTGGGCGGGGTAGGGTGTTCACCGCACAAGCCCTGTGCCCCATCCTTGTGGCTGCTCTCCCTGACTCCCCATTTCTCTGAGTTACCCCACTGGAGGTGTCACCAGGCTGATGCAGCTGTGGCGATGGCGAGGGAGCAGCGGGCCATTTCAGCTACCCAGGAAaagaggtgtttttgttttttgttttttgtcggCAGCTGATTCCTGGTATAATCAAAGTGGGCTCAGAGTGGGTGTGGGAGCTGTGGGTGCCAATGGCAGCTGAAACTCTCTTCCTACCCCCAGGGAGAAGATTAAAGATTGGGTCTCCTGCATGACACCATATTGCCGGGGTGTAGAAGCAACCCATCAGAGTACAGAGGTGACGTCACATGGCTAATGATGTTCAAGGCGCCCTCTTGCCTTGGAAACAATAGTAGCTCTTCATGTCTCCTTAGCAACTGGAGTTAATACAAGGAATAAATAAGCTAGGAAACATATGCCCTTGTTATTTTTTCGATTCACAATAGGAGAAAATACTTTTGTGTTTTGCAAGAGAGCTAAATTAGATTGTTATTGTTGTGGTAGGGGAGTGAAAGTTAATGGTGACAGCTTTTCATAGTCACTCAAAGTATACTATTTTCCACTGCAATTCTAGGCACATACCAGCTTCCCTTTGAATGGCTAAGTCTAGGGAGGCGTCTACCAAACATTGTTTTCATCTGCCTTGCATTTTAGCATAATGTGTCTTGTGTCAGGTAAGCAGATGAAGGTTTTAATGGACTGCAGAAGCAGCTTTGTGAGTTTCCCCAGGCCTTTCCTCGAGAGGGAGCTTGGGCAGAGGTGTGTTGATGGATGTATTTTCCAGGTTGTTCCATGCCCGTAGCAAATGCCACCAAGGAGAGAGCAAGGCAGATtcagtgaggagagcagagagcagaggctggtggaACTCAGGGTGTCTGTCAAGGCCAGGCTGCGTGTCTTTTGGGGACCTGGGAGCTGGAGAAAGTCTCGCTGACAAGATCAGCCCTTGTCTTGGTGATGTGACGGTGGCTAGTGGGCAGCCGAGATGTCAAAGCCTTGGGGAGAGCCTGGAGACAGGTTAAGGCAGAGGCGGCGGGTGGAGGGGGTCCTGGCAGAATGGGAGAGCAATCTCACTCTAATTACAAAACGGCTTTTTCCCAAGCAGGAGAATCCTCCCCCCGGTGACAGAAGGCCAGTCTCCGACCCCAGTCctttcttcagtctccacagtGGGTTAGAGGTTATCAGCCTTGCATCACCGAGGGCCAGTCTTCCAGACGCGGTAATCAAAGTCTCTTCCTCCTGTCTCAGGATGCTGCACCAGGGAGTCAGCTGCCGCTGAGTAGTCCCTGGTGgccagagagccagccattgcTGAAGTGTCGCACTGGCTAGCAGCTCACAGTGACCTTGCCCATCAAGGTCAAATGCACTGAGAGAATGCCCCCTGGGGCTCAGCAGACAGCTATCTGCTGTCTGCTATCCTcgtaagcacaaggacctgactTTGAGTCCCCAGGACTCACGTGGTTATGCACAGTTATAACCTAGTGCTAAGGAGCAAAAGCAGGTGTGTCCTCGGGGTCCACTGGCCCCTCAGCCTAACCTATGtggtgagctccagaccagtgtgtgtgtggggggggggaggacagaAGGTGGATGCTTCTGAGGAACACCTGAGGTCGTCCTCTTACCttcacatgcatgcctgcacatatgcacacacatacagaaagatgCCTGGTCTTAATATTTATGTGAATTTGCTCATTTCCCATTGTTCTACAGGTAGGCATCACCACTTGCCTAGCTGACTCTGGAGATTTCACTCCTTTTGGATGATCTTGCCAGGCTGGGCTCCTTCACTAAGCTTGGCCAGCATCCTTTCCCCTCTGTCCACACTCAGGGCACAAAGGTTCCCCAGCACCCCTAGATTTCCCATTGTGCTGTGCACAGCCTCAGGCAAGGCGGGTCTCTTACTCCTTCCCTCCACTCATCGCATTATTTTGCTTCTCATTCGGTGTGCCCTGTCCTCTTACCTCCTTACGTAGTCTGGTTGAGGAAGTGAAATGGCACGCCTGCCCCTGGAGGGCCACAGAAGTGCGCCCTCCTCTTTCTGGATTTGCTGTCGCCCTAGCTTTGGCTCCTCTCAACGAACAGGCCAGGCAGTTTGTTCCCCTGCACATCTGTTACTTTATCCCTTAGAGACACTGCCCTGGTGTCCTTCCCTCTGTGGACCCTACGGCCATGAGGCAAGGCCTCCCATCTTATCTAGCTGGTAGCCCTCCAGTATTTTAAAAGCTTTTCCAGAAGCTCAGCCCTTCACTGAGCAAACCCAGTGGTGTGCACCAGACAAAGAGCCTGGCCCTGAGCAAGTGTCTCCTGCTTCTGTCTGAGATGCACCGCTTTCTCCCAGAGGAGCCTTAAAGGTGGCTTTTGTCGTTTTCCTGTCATTTGTTGAGATTCagtgatattttcttttcagtcatCTCAAGTTACAGACACCATTTGTCCTGCTGGGTTTTGCTGGAACATCAGGGGCCTTCACTCCCACCTCAGCATAATCCGGCTCCATTGTCCATCTTCAGCAACCACAACAGAACACCATGCATTGGGGGGTTCTAACAGCAGTAACATAGCTCCCACGGCTCTGAAGGCTGTGACGTTTAAGACCAGGAGACTCACCTGGGGGAAGGCATCAagtgacagacagacaagcaagGCAGGGGGCAGTCAGGGTGAAGTCAGACACGGCATTCAGGAGCACAGGAAGGCCTAGCCACCATGGCCTGACTGTCTCTAAGAGCTGTACCCGTTACTAGCATTTCAATGGAACTTAAATTTCAATATGGGTTTCAAAGGGGACGCTCATAAACAGCAATGAACTTCAAGCTAGAACAATGGACTTGCTTGCATATATACAGATGCTTTTGGACATCTCAGTAGGGTCATACCCTGACACTCCCATAAAAACGGAAAACAGCGTGAACAGACAGCGCATTGAACACACCTGCCTTATTGGACATAACAGCCCAGCAACACAGCCCACTGTGCAGTGTCTGCTGTTTCCGCAGAATTGCAAGGCTCTCAAGGAGCTGTGGCTCACAGACACCACCAGACTTACAAGAAAGTTATCATACCCACATTGGTAGCCCACACAAGGCCAGCAGTCAAAATCTGAAATACCGCTTCTAGTGAATGCATCTTGCTTTTGCACTCCTTTATGAGAGGAAAAACCTGAAAGGTGAACCATCACAAGTcatggtgctctctctctctctcttacacacaggcacacacacacagagtcagagagagagcaGAGCTAACTTCCATGGAATTCCTAGCAAACATTCAGGGTCTTACGAAGGTCCCCTGCCATCTGGCATTGTTCTTGGAATAATTAAATCACACTCAATTCTTATGCCATGAAAAGCAGCCACATCAGTAGACTATCTGCTACCTGTTAGGGGAGGGAAGGCAATAATTAATTGCTTACATCTACATCACCTTAAAGCCTATAATTCATACTGTCACATAACCAACACTACCTAATTGCACTGCTGTGGAAACAGACAAGGCTgtgaacaaaacacaaaagaggaGTCCTGAGCCAGAGAAGGAGGTTCTGAGACTCTAGGCTGGATACCTCCTCAGAGGCTGCTGAGAGAGGACTTGAAAGAGATGAGAGTAGGGACACCATGACAAAGTTCTGTGACTTACACCACCACCCATGGTAGAAAACTTCTTGTTCTGAGTTCTAAGTCTCTACAGCAAAGGAAAAACGCGAATGTTGGCTGTGCATATATAGTCACACCATCAGAGGGGCCCAAATTCAAGGTGCAAGTTCAGGTTGCGTAGGTTTCTGCATGTCATACTGAAACGGCCTCTGATCTTGTCAACCCAAATAATCTATTATACTTTTTCTAGAAAGTATTTGTTACATTCTTTTGAAAATGAGGCatggggagaaaagaaggaactcaGTAATTACATCTGCTTCTTTCTTGTTCAGCATTTAATCCAAAAAAGGCTCCGAGAACTCCAGCAAGCTCATACTCATCAGGAACACCAAGAACCCCCTCAGGATCCTGAAGAGGAGGGTTACTACCTCACGCCTGGAAGCATCCTTTCAGAAGTAAGCCCCCCCCAGTCATTCATTCCTTCAGCAAGGGCGTGTCTCTGCCACACGCTGCTGCTGAGACAACAGGCTGAGATCAGGAGGGCAGCAGGAAGGTAAAGCTGGCAGAAACAGAGGGCTTGTTCCTGTGCCGGTTCTTGAATAGGAGCCAACCATAGCACAAGACCTATGCTTATACAGTGACTGGTTTGTGCCAGTGGTGGGAGAGGAAGCTGGTTTCCAGGCAGAAGACCAGAGAAGGTTCTCAGAGGAGCTGATAGTTGAGTACTTGGAGAATAACATTTGGAGTTTAGtcatcttcctgttttctggCCTGAAAGGAAAAAGAGTGAAAGTCTTGGGTGATGAGCTGCGGGTGTGTGTGGACAGCCTGTTGATAACTAGAAGCCCTTCCGAGTGCTGGAGGCCGCACTGTGCTCACCACAGGGGCTCTGGCGATGAGCCTCACGTTCCTGTTGCTTTCAGAGCTCACAGCCTCAGTTTACCAAAGCTGAACACTACCCAGAGAGGCACAGAGCCATCTAGAGCTATCAGATATAGCGTGGCTTTCTCTTTCCACCTGAGTCAAAGCAGGCTTCAGAGACCACTGGCATTGCCGTGTCTGAGGCCACAGTTCATTGCCTGAGAATGGCAGAGTAGGAAATTGACGGAGCAAAGAGCCAGCATATGATGGGCACTGAATGCCAAGTTGACTCTATTCTGTGGGCAGCACAGAAGCAAAGGGCCTAAGCAGGAAAGTGGTGAAATGTGAATTGGCTTCTAGGCACACTGGTCAAGAAGCTGTGTCTGTGGTAGACACGGATACAGAATGTGGAATGCAGGGAGAGACAGGAGGGCAAAATGGTGGAATgcagggagagacaggaggatgaaatGGTGGAATGGAGGGAGATGGTGGAATgcagggagagacaggaggatgaaatGGTGGAATGAAGGGAGATGGTGGAATgcagggagagacaggaggatgaaatGGTGGAATGGAGGGAGATGGTGGAATgcagggagagacaggaggatgaaatGGTGGAATGGAGGGAGATGGTGGAATgcagggagagacaggaggatgaaatGGTGGAATGGAGGGAGATGGTGGAATgcagggagagacaggaggatgaaatGGTGGAATGGAGGGAGATGGTGGAATgcagggagagacaggaggatgaaatGGTGGAATGGAGGGAGATGGTGGAATGGAGGGAGTGACAGGAGGATGAAATGGTGGAATGGAGGGAGATGGTGGAATgcagggagagacaggaggatgaaatGGTGGAATGGAGGGAGATGGTggaatggagggagagacaggaggatgaaatGGTGGAATGGAGGGAGTGACAGGAGGATGAAATGATGGCTGCAGAGTTGCATCATCTCTGAAATTGGAGGTTTCCTACCAGGTAGTGACATGTTCACTTAAAGACACATTCTGGGGTCAGGTTGGTTATGGACATGCTAAATCACAAATGATTTAAGCACACCATACATCACAGCAAAATTCTCAGGGCCATCGGTACCCTGTCCTGAATTATAGGTAGCCAAGTGGATAGCTCAATACATTGCCCCCAGTGTCTCATAAGCACGGGATACTTCTCTCACCGAAAACTACTTCCACACTAGTGTTCTCTGGGCCAACCAGCCAGTCAGGTGTGTGGTAAGGGTAGGCTGTGGGCACTGTGGAATATGGTGTCTGGGAAGTAGGTGAAACTGTACAAATGTTGCCAGGAGGGCTGATCTGGGAATGTGGGGTGAATGAACAGGACTTCACTGGGCAGGAGAGGAAAATCCCAGACGAAGAGGGACGAGGAGACAGCTGAGCAGAAGACTGGCTTGACTGGAAGGCAGGCTCCAGTCAGAAGCCAGCGGCAACGACACAGGAAGTGTCCGTGGTTGCAAGCCACCACTGTGCCTAGTCTCTGGCCCAGTCAGCTTCCAAGATTCATATAATCAATGACCTGGGGAATGAAGCAGAAGGGAGAGTCTAAGCTTCCCACTAGAATACATGTGTCTGGATTGGGGCATGAGGGCTCCCGGAAGGGTAAGCAGACTTTGAGTCTGTCAGATCTGTGGTGGTTTGCTCTCCTGGGGTGAAGGCCGATAAGTACTCTCTGCAGCCGGAGGTGTGTTATCCCAGAGCCAGCACGAGGCCAGGTGAGGAGGCCGGCCAGCGGCAGACCTGCATCCTTACATGGCTACCTCCTGTCTTTAGTTAGAGAACATTGCTGGTTCCAATGATTCTGCTGACTCCATTGAACCTGACAATCCAGACCAAGGTTCCAAGAAAGCTGAGAGCAATTACATGTCAATGAGATCCTGGTGAGTATAACTGCCTTTTTTAAATGCTACTTGTAGCTAACCTGCTTTTAATGGAACAATTACCACCAATTCACTGTGTTAAcctttgtgtgagggtgtgtgtgtgtgaatgatgtatatgtgtgatggtgtatgtatgtgtgaatggtatatgtatgtgtgtgtgtgagagagagagaagggttaGACGTGTGCCACAGAGCCGATGTGGGATCAGAGGACACCTCCGGCGTTGGTCCTTGCCTTCTGCTTTGTTTGAGTTACAATCTCTCGTCACCTGCCATGGCCTACAGCAGGTGAGCCCGTCCGTGAGCTTCTCGGGAGCCTCCACACCCCATCTCACCTCAGAAGCACTGGATGCAGAAGTGTGCTACCACGCCAGCCTCCCTGAGGCCCGACTGCTTACATGGCACACGCTtagccactgagccctctctctagcccaAGTTCATTTTTTAACTGTTGCATCACCAGAGACTGCATACTACACATCAGTTGGTACACGCTGGGTACCCTTTGTTTGAAATGAATAGAATTACAAATGTTTGGGGTTTCAGAATATTTCATTTAGCTTTTGGAATATCTGAATATCCATAATGAGCTGTCTTAGGGACTAGAACTCATCCAAAAATGAAATAATGCAAGCTTCATATTTTCATATGTACTGTATAGAAACCTAATGATAATCTcatgaaaaatgttttcaaataact
This is a stretch of genomic DNA from Meriones unguiculatus strain TT.TT164.6M chromosome 1, Bangor_MerUng_6.1, whole genome shotgun sequence. It encodes these proteins:
- the Plekhs1 gene encoding pleckstrin homology domain-containing family S member 1 isoform X1, with product MEARPPKSSGKQFTSDYENEIHKQGYFIKSPPPQLFFSATSWKKRLFILSGSGGKGLSLSYYKDHQQRGSIEIDRATVEVGINSQEKMQTVQKMFKCHPDEVMSIKTANRDYFLIGQDREKIKDWVSCMTPYCRGVEATHQSTEENPPPGDRRPVSDPSPFFSLHSGLEVISLASPRASLPDAHLIQKRLRELQQAHTHQEHQEPPQDPEEEGYYLTPGSILSELENIAGSNDSADSIEPDNPDQGSKKAESNYMSMRSCFLKESTSVDCPAEPQISPETPLQEHGTGSDLSLSPADPEAQSTDDKTGSASLTVVKLSILLNNIPDKSQVQTLNVFLSPLDAINYLALVEAAGRICVARWEGPPRLGCLFCYGDHVLAVNDLKPHSLEEVSLFLTRCIRKEKVKLSIGRIPNSERLHASTCACSLKHQLAKSVQQDLPGLQRTPKRSPAIKKSQKEEATGE
- the Plekhs1 gene encoding pleckstrin homology domain-containing family S member 1 isoform X2, encoding MEARPPKSSGKQFTSDYENEIHKQGYFIKSPPPQLFFSATSWKKRLFILSGSGGKGLSLSYYKDHQQRGSIEIDRATVEVGINSQEKMQTVQKMFKCHPDEVMSIKTANRDYFLIGQDREKIKDWVSCMTPYCRGVEATHQSTEENPPPGDRRPVSDPSPFFSLHSGLEVISLASPRASLPDAHLIQKRLRELQQAHTHQEHQEPPQDPEEEGYYLTPGSILSELENIAGSNDSADSIEPDNPDQGSKKAESNYMSMRSCFLKESTSVDCPAEPQISPETPLQEHGTGSDLSLSPADPEAQSTDDKTGNIPDKSQVQTLNVFLSPLDAINYLALVEAAGRICVARWEGPPRLGCLFCYGDHVLAVNDLKPHSLEEVSLFLTRCIRKEKVKLSIGRIPNSERLHASTCACSLKHQLAKSVQQDLPGLQRTPKRSPAIKKSQKEEATGE